From one Lycium barbarum isolate Lr01 chromosome 6, ASM1917538v2, whole genome shotgun sequence genomic stretch:
- the LOC132599836 gene encoding uncharacterized protein LOC132599836 — protein sequence MEGEDDLFFADLSKQISLLIMDDNEHENSSVYRSSADSLQAFSHVMHPATRAPYVYEQNKRRETSKGTGVFIPRSSQPRRENRQARHFSSNTRTQGDTQRELSQVPYNNIKPPHYSSLNPSRRFS from the exons ATGGAAGGAGAAGATGATTTATTTTTTGCAGATTTGAGCAAGCAAATCTCTCTTTTAATAATGGATGATAATGAACATGAAAACTCTTCAGTTTATCGCTCTTCTGCTGACTCTCTTCAG GCCTTCTCACATGTAATGCATCCAGCTACAAGAGCACCATATGTATATGAGCAGAATAAGAGAAGAGAAACTAGCAAAGGAACTGGAGTTTTTATCCCTCGTTCTTCACAACCAAGAAGAGAAAACAGGCAAGCAAGACATTTTTCATCCAATACCAGGACTCAAGGAGACACTCAAAGAGAACTTAGTCAAGTCCCTTATAACAATATTAAGCCACCTCATTATAGTTCACTAAATCCTAGTAGAAGATTTTCTTAA